A region from the Chrysoperla carnea chromosome 4, inChrCarn1.1, whole genome shotgun sequence genome encodes:
- the LOC123297678 gene encoding protein AATF: MIRKKTQTLSDKISNVLNTAPGVIDPEDDIYEDTRAKVVSNEDIEDEDQIGDFKPSKITKQNLELLENIDTRYAGKRRSRKDFEDSDENIPDEQSDDSEVSEEDNSNIENEEDSSVDDEDESDEGEDFGEENDESREENSNFKHMREENINSQVQKGQCVKNQLRLWENLLEVRIKLQKCLITANRLPQTDTYTKIKEKSGEEFEKLAKETQSNVAKVLDGLLNLQDTLLKKYPETKNLDQKTVEESDEEIPSDDEDEEKIVSENEEETGEPITKKVKTLPDYEQTISKRHNTYRNYRNNVIRKWNEKTRISVSKNLINTNSVINQIEYILKDREKYIRKTQLKRSNYNIVGLKSVKSTGSDDENDETTSRKRTYEEYNAEIYDDDDFYHQLLRELIEYKSTNITDPIKLSQQWIQLQSMRSKMKRNVDTKATKGRKIRYTVHTKLVNFLAPMDENKWTDHAKTELYNSLFGKNLPK, encoded by the coding sequence atgatTCGAAAGAAAACACAAACACTTTCCGATAAAATTTCGAATGTGTTAAATACAGCACCAGGTGTAATAGATCCCGAAGATGATATCTATGAAGATACTAGAGCAAAAGTTGTATCCAATGAAGATATTGAAGACGAAGATCAAATCGGAGATTTTAAACCaagtaaaattacaaaacaaaatttagaattattagAAAACATCGATACACGGTATGCGGGAAAACGACGATCTCGTAAAGATTTCGAAGATAGTGATGAAAATATCCCAGATGAACAAAGTGATGATAGCGAAGTTTCTGAGGAAGATAATTCGAATATCGAAAATGAAGAAGATTCAAGTGTCGACGATGAAGATGAATCAGACGAAGGTGAAGATTTTGGAGAAGAGAATGATGAAAGTCGTGAGgaaaattcgaattttaaacACATGCgagaagaaaatattaatagcCAGGTACAAAAAGGACAATGTGTGAAAAATCAATTACGTTTATGGGAAAATTTACTTGAAGTTcgtattaaattacaaaaatgtttaataacagCAAATCGATTACCTCAAACCGATACCTACacgaaaatcaaagaaaaatcaGGCGAAGAATTCGAAAAGCTTGCTAAAGAAACCCAATCAAATGTAGCTAAAGTTTTAGacggtttattaaatttacaagatACGTTACTAAAAAAATACCCCGAAACTAAAAATCTTGACCAGAAAACAGTTGAAGAAAGTGACGAGGAAATTCCTAGCGATGATGAAGatgaagaaaaaattgtttcggAAAATGAAGAAGAAACTGGTGAACCAATTACAAAGAAAGTTAAAACATTACCCGATTATGAACAGACAATATCGAAACGACATAACACTTATAGAAATTATCGAAATAACGTGATTAGAAAATGGAATGAAAAAACACGAATTTccgtatcgaaaaatttaatcaatacaaATTCAGTGATTAATCAaatcgaatatattttaaaagatcgTGAAAAATATATTCGTAAAACTCAATTAAAACGTTCCAATTACAATATTGTAGGACTTAAATCTGTTAAATCAACGGGATCTGATGATGAAAATGATGAGACTACATCGAGAAAACGAACTTACGAAGAATATAATGCGGAAATTTacgatgatgatgatttttatCATCAATTATTACGTGAATTAATCGAATATAAATCAACAAATATTACAGATCCGATTAAATTAAGTCAACAATGGATTCAGTTACAAAGTATGCGTAGTAAAATGAAACGGAATGTTGATACAAAAGCGACAAAAGGTCGAAAAATACGTTATACGGTACATACGAAATTAGTGAATTTTCTGGCACCAATGGATGAGAATAAATGGACAGATCATGCTAAAACTGAATTGTATAAttcattatttggaaaaaatttaccGAAATAA